From Mastacembelus armatus chromosome 13, fMasArm1.2, whole genome shotgun sequence, one genomic window encodes:
- the supt5h gene encoding transcription elongation factor SPT5 isoform X5 — MSDTDDSDFSDNQSERSSDGEAEEVEENEEEAGSDKVADEEGEDLDDEEEYDEEEEEDDDDRPRKKPRHGGFILDEADVDDEYEDEEEQWEEGAEDILEREEAEVSNIDHVVLDEDHSGSRRLQNLWRDSREEALGEYYMRKYAKSSTGEHYSGGSEELSDDITQQQLLPGVKDPNLWTVKCKIGEERATAIALMRKFIAYQFTDTPLQIKSVVAPDHVKGYIYVESYKQTHVKAAIEGIGNLRMGFWNQQMVPIKEMTDVLKVVKEVTNLKPKSWVRLKRGLYKDDIAQVDYVEPSQNTISLKMIPRIDLDRIKAKMSLKDWFAKRKKFKRPAQRLFDAEKIRSLGGEVSHDGDFMIFEGNRYSRKGFLFKSFAMSAVITDGVKPTLSELEKFEDQPEGIDLEVVTESGKEREHNLQAGDNVEVCEGELINLQGKILSVDGNKITIMPKHEDLKDPLEFPAHELRKYFRMGDHVKVIAGRYEGDTGLIVRVEENFVILFSDLTMHELKVLPRDLQLCSETASGVDAGGQHEWGELVQLDPQTVGVIVRLERETFQVLNMHGKVLTVRHQAVNRRKDNRFAVALDSEQNNIHVKDIVKVIDGPHSGREGEIRHLFRGFAFLHCKKLVENGGMFVCKTRHLVLAGGSKPRDVTNFTVGGFAPMSPRISSPMHHGGGGAQQRGGGGGGMGRGRGRRDNELIGQTVRISQGPYKGYIGVVKDATESTARVELHSTCQTISVDRQRLTTMGAKRHSGMTSTHGRTPMYGSQTPMYGIGSRTPMYGSQTPLHDGSRTPHYGSQTPLHDGSRTPGQSGAWDPNNPNTPSRNDEDYDFGYDDEPSPSPQGYGGTPNPQTPGYPEVPSPQVNPQYNPQTPGTPAMYNTEQYSPYAAPSPQGSYQPSPSPQSYHQVAPSPVGYQNTHSPASYHPTPSPMAYQASPSPSPVGYSPMTPGAPSPGGYNPHTPGSNIEQGSSDWVTTDILVRVKDSFMDLMGQTGVIRSVTGGMCSVFMQESEKVVSISSDHLEPVTPTKNNKVKVILGEDREATGILLSIDGDDGIVRMELDDQLKILNLRFLGRLEH, encoded by the exons ATGTCTGACACCGATGACAGCGACTTCTCCGACAACCAGAGTGAGCGCAGCAGCGACGGAGAAGCCGAGGAGGTCGAGGAGAATGAG GAGGAGGCGGGCAGCGACAAAGTAGCAGACGAAGAAGGGGAAGACCTGGACGATGAAGAGGAgtatgatgaagaggaggaggaggacgatgaTGACCGTCCCAGAAAGAAGCCCAGACACGGGGGGTTCATCCTGGATGAAGCCG ATGTGGATGACGAatatgaggatgaggaggagcagTGGGAGGAAGGAGCTGAGGATATTCTGGAGAGAG AGGAGGCTGAAG tgTCTAATATTGACCATGTGGTGCTGGATGAGGATCATTCTGGATCCAGGAGGCTGCAGAACCTCTGGAG ggACTCCAGAGAAGAGGCACTGGGTGAATACTACATGAGGAAATATGCTAAGTCCTCAACTGGAGAACA TTACTCTGGAGGGTCTGAGGAGCTGTCCGATGACATCACCCAGCAGCAGCTACTTCCTGGTGTCAA GGATCCCAATCTGTGGACAGTCAAGTGTAAG ATCGGAGAGGAGAGAGCGACGGCCATCGCATTGATGAGGAAGTTCATTGCCTATCAGTTCACCGACACG CCTCTGCAGATTAAGTCCGTGGTGGCCCCAGATCACGTTAAAGGCTATATCTACGTGGAGTCGTACAAACAGACGCACGTCAAGGCGGCCATCGAGGGCATTGGGAACTTGAGGATGGGCTTCTGGAACCAGCAGATGGTTCCCATCAAAGAGATGACTGATGTCCTCAAGGTTGTCAAAGAGGTCACCAACCTGAAGCCCAAGTCGTGGGTCAGGCTGAAGAGAGGCCTGTACAAGGACGACATCGCTCAG GTGGACTACGTGGAGCCAAGTCAGAACACCATCTCTCTGAAGATGATCCCACGAATAGACCTGGACCGGATCAAGGCCAAGATGAGCCTG AAAGACTGGTTTGCTAAGAGGAAGAAGTTCAAGAGACCTGCTCAGAGGCTATTTGATGCTGAAAAGatcag GTCCCTGGGAGGCGAGGTCAGCCATGATGGAGACTTCATGATCTTTGAGGGGAACCGTTACAGCCGTAAAGGATTCCTGTTCAAGAGCTTCGCCATGTCTGCGGTG ATCACAGATGGTGTGAAGCCCACTCTGTCTGAGCTGGAGAAGTTTGAAGACCAGCCTGAAGGGATCGACCTGGAGGTCGTCACGGagtcag gtaAGGAGCGTGAACACAACCTGCAGGCTGGTGACAACGTGGAGGTGTGTGAGGGGGAGTTGATCAATCTGCAGGGAAAAATCCTCAGTGTGGATGGCAACAAGATCACCATCATGCCCAAACACGAAGACCTgaag GACCCGCTGGAGTTTCCAGCTCATGAGTTGAGAAAGTACTTCCGGATGGGCGACCACGTGAAGGTGATCGCTGGGCGATATGAGGGCGACACCGGCCTCATTGTCAGGGTGGAGGAGAACTTTGTGATCCTCTTCTCCGACCTCACCATGCATGAG TTGAAGGTGTTGCCCAGAGACCTGCAGCTGTGCTCAGAGACGGCGTCTGGCGTCGATGCAGGAGGGCAGCATGAGTGGGGGGAGCTGGTTCAGCTGGACCCACAGACTGTCGGCGTCATCGTCCGACTGGAGAGAGAAACCTTCCAG GTGTTGAACATGCATGGGAAGGTGCTGACGGTGCGACACCAGGCGGTGAACCGCAGGAAGGACAACCGCTTTGCTGTTGCGCTGGACTCAGAGCAGAACAACATCCACGTCAAGGACATTGTGAAGGTCATCGATGGACCGCACTCT ggCCGTGAGGGTGAGATTCGACATCTGTTCAGAGGCTTCGCCTTCCTCCACTGTAAGAAGCTGGTGGAGAACGGAGGGATGTTTGTCTGCAAGACCAGACACCTTGTGTTAGCTGGAGGATCCAAG CCCAGAGACGTGACCAACTTTACAGTGGGAGGATTCGCTCCAATGAGCCCTCGCATCAGCAGCCCCATGCACCACGGCGGAGGAG GTGCTCAGCAgagagggggtggaggaggaggaatgggaCGTGGCCGAGGAAGAAGAGACAATGAGCTAATTGGTCAGACGGTCCGCATCTCCCAGGGTCCTTACAAAG GTTACATTGGAGTGGTGAAAGATGCAACAGAGTCTACAGCCAGAGTGGAGCTGCACTCCACCTGTCAGACCATTTCTGTAGACCGACAGCGTTTAACCACCAT GGGAGCCAAGAGGCACAGTGGAATGACCTCCACCCATGGACGTACCCCCATGTACGGCTCCCAGACTCCCATGTATGGCATCGGCTCCAGGACTCCCATGTATGGATCTCAGACGCCGCTGCATGATg GAAGCCGTACACCTCATTATGGCTCTCAGACCCCACTGCATGATGGGAGCAGGACACCTGGTCAGAGTGGAGCCTGGGACCCCAACAACCCCAACACACCTTCCAG AAATGATGAAGATTATGACTTCGGCTACGATGACGAGCCCTCTCCGTCCCCTCAGGGCTACGGGGGGACCCCCAACCCCCAGACGCCAGGTTACCCAGAAGTCCCCTCTCCACAGGTCAACCCTCAGTACAACCCTCAGACACCTGGCACACCAGCTAT gTATAATACAGAGCAGTATTCTCCATATGCGGCCCCATCACCTCAGGGCTCTTATCAGCCCAGTCCCAGTCCCCAGAGCTACCACCAGGTGGCGCCCTCACCTGTCGGCTACCAGAACACACACTCTCCTGCCAGCTACCATCCCACGCCGTCCCCCATGGCATATCAG GCTAGTCCTAGCCCCAGTCCTGTGGGCTATAGTCCCATGACGCCTGGAGCGCCCTCTCCTGGAGGCTACAACCCCCACACCCCTGGCTCCAACATCGAGCAGGGCAGCAGCGACTGGGTGACTACAGACATCCTGGTCCGAGTGAAGGACTCCTTCATGGATCTGATGGGTCAGACCGGGGTTATCCGGAGCGTCACg ggaggGATGTGCTCAGTGTTCATGCAGGAGTCAGAGAAAGTGGTCAGTATCAGCAGCGATCATCTGGAACCTGTCACTCCCACCAAGAACAACAAG GTGAAGGTGATCCTGGGCGAGGACCGCGAGGCCACAGGGATCCTGCTGAGTATTGACGGAGACGACGGCATCGTACGCATGGAGCTGGACGACCAGCTGAAGATCCTCAACCTGCGGTTCTTGGGACGCCTGGAGCACTGA
- the supt5h gene encoding transcription elongation factor SPT5 isoform X4: protein MSDTDDSDFSDNQSERSSDGEAEEVEENEEEAGSDKVADEEGEDLDDEEEYDEEEEEDDDDRPRKKPRHGGFILDEADVDDEYEDEEEQWEEGAEDILERVSNIDHVVLDEDHSGSRRLQNLWRDSREEALGEYYMRKYAKSSTGEHYSGGSEELSDDITQQQLLPGVKDPNLWTVKCKIGEERATAIALMRKFIAYQFTDTPLQIKSVVAPDHVKGYIYVESYKQTHVKAAIEGIGNLRMGFWNQQMVPIKEMTDVLKVVKEVTNLKPKSWVRLKRGLYKDDIAQVDYVEPSQNTISLKMIPRIDLDRIKAKMSLKDWFAKRKKFKRPAQRLFDAEKIRSLGGEVSHDGDFMIFEGNRYSRKGFLFKSFAMSAVITDGVKPTLSELEKFEDQPEGIDLEVVTESGKEREHNLQAGDNVEVCEGELINLQGKILSVDGNKITIMPKHEDLKDPLEFPAHELRKYFRMGDHVKVIAGRYEGDTGLIVRVEENFVILFSDLTMHELKVLPRDLQLCSETASGVDAGGQHEWGELVQLDPQTVGVIVRLERETFQVLNMHGKVLTVRHQAVNRRKDNRFAVALDSEQNNIHVKDIVKVIDGPHSGREGEIRHLFRGFAFLHCKKLVENGGMFVCKTRHLVLAGGSKPRDVTNFTVGGFAPMSPRISSPMHHGGGGAQQRGGGGGGMGRGRGRRDNELIGQTVRISQGPYKGYIGVVKDATESTARVELHSTCQTISVDRQRLTTMGAKRHSGMTSTHGRTPMYGSQTPMYGIGSRTPMYGSQTPLHDAGSRTPHYGSQTPLHDGSRTPGQSGAWDPNNPNTPSRNDEDYDFGYDDEPSPSPQGYGGTPNPQTPGYPEVPSPQVNPQYNPQTPGTPAMYNTEQYSPYAAPSPQGSYQPSPSPQSYHQVAPSPVGYQNTHSPASYHPTPSPMAYQASPSPSPVGYSPMTPGAPSPGGYNPHTPGSNIEQGSSDWVTTDILVRVKDSFMDLMGQTGVIRSVTGGMCSVFMQESEKVVSISSDHLEPVTPTKNNKVKVILGEDREATGILLSIDGDDGIVRMELDDQLKILNLRFLGRLEH from the exons ATGTCTGACACCGATGACAGCGACTTCTCCGACAACCAGAGTGAGCGCAGCAGCGACGGAGAAGCCGAGGAGGTCGAGGAGAATGAG GAGGAGGCGGGCAGCGACAAAGTAGCAGACGAAGAAGGGGAAGACCTGGACGATGAAGAGGAgtatgatgaagaggaggaggaggacgatgaTGACCGTCCCAGAAAGAAGCCCAGACACGGGGGGTTCATCCTGGATGAAGCCG ATGTGGATGACGAatatgaggatgaggaggagcagTGGGAGGAAGGAGCTGAGGATATTCTGGAGAGAG tgTCTAATATTGACCATGTGGTGCTGGATGAGGATCATTCTGGATCCAGGAGGCTGCAGAACCTCTGGAG ggACTCCAGAGAAGAGGCACTGGGTGAATACTACATGAGGAAATATGCTAAGTCCTCAACTGGAGAACA TTACTCTGGAGGGTCTGAGGAGCTGTCCGATGACATCACCCAGCAGCAGCTACTTCCTGGTGTCAA GGATCCCAATCTGTGGACAGTCAAGTGTAAG ATCGGAGAGGAGAGAGCGACGGCCATCGCATTGATGAGGAAGTTCATTGCCTATCAGTTCACCGACACG CCTCTGCAGATTAAGTCCGTGGTGGCCCCAGATCACGTTAAAGGCTATATCTACGTGGAGTCGTACAAACAGACGCACGTCAAGGCGGCCATCGAGGGCATTGGGAACTTGAGGATGGGCTTCTGGAACCAGCAGATGGTTCCCATCAAAGAGATGACTGATGTCCTCAAGGTTGTCAAAGAGGTCACCAACCTGAAGCCCAAGTCGTGGGTCAGGCTGAAGAGAGGCCTGTACAAGGACGACATCGCTCAG GTGGACTACGTGGAGCCAAGTCAGAACACCATCTCTCTGAAGATGATCCCACGAATAGACCTGGACCGGATCAAGGCCAAGATGAGCCTG AAAGACTGGTTTGCTAAGAGGAAGAAGTTCAAGAGACCTGCTCAGAGGCTATTTGATGCTGAAAAGatcag GTCCCTGGGAGGCGAGGTCAGCCATGATGGAGACTTCATGATCTTTGAGGGGAACCGTTACAGCCGTAAAGGATTCCTGTTCAAGAGCTTCGCCATGTCTGCGGTG ATCACAGATGGTGTGAAGCCCACTCTGTCTGAGCTGGAGAAGTTTGAAGACCAGCCTGAAGGGATCGACCTGGAGGTCGTCACGGagtcag gtaAGGAGCGTGAACACAACCTGCAGGCTGGTGACAACGTGGAGGTGTGTGAGGGGGAGTTGATCAATCTGCAGGGAAAAATCCTCAGTGTGGATGGCAACAAGATCACCATCATGCCCAAACACGAAGACCTgaag GACCCGCTGGAGTTTCCAGCTCATGAGTTGAGAAAGTACTTCCGGATGGGCGACCACGTGAAGGTGATCGCTGGGCGATATGAGGGCGACACCGGCCTCATTGTCAGGGTGGAGGAGAACTTTGTGATCCTCTTCTCCGACCTCACCATGCATGAG TTGAAGGTGTTGCCCAGAGACCTGCAGCTGTGCTCAGAGACGGCGTCTGGCGTCGATGCAGGAGGGCAGCATGAGTGGGGGGAGCTGGTTCAGCTGGACCCACAGACTGTCGGCGTCATCGTCCGACTGGAGAGAGAAACCTTCCAG GTGTTGAACATGCATGGGAAGGTGCTGACGGTGCGACACCAGGCGGTGAACCGCAGGAAGGACAACCGCTTTGCTGTTGCGCTGGACTCAGAGCAGAACAACATCCACGTCAAGGACATTGTGAAGGTCATCGATGGACCGCACTCT ggCCGTGAGGGTGAGATTCGACATCTGTTCAGAGGCTTCGCCTTCCTCCACTGTAAGAAGCTGGTGGAGAACGGAGGGATGTTTGTCTGCAAGACCAGACACCTTGTGTTAGCTGGAGGATCCAAG CCCAGAGACGTGACCAACTTTACAGTGGGAGGATTCGCTCCAATGAGCCCTCGCATCAGCAGCCCCATGCACCACGGCGGAGGAG GTGCTCAGCAgagagggggtggaggaggaggaatgggaCGTGGCCGAGGAAGAAGAGACAATGAGCTAATTGGTCAGACGGTCCGCATCTCCCAGGGTCCTTACAAAG GTTACATTGGAGTGGTGAAAGATGCAACAGAGTCTACAGCCAGAGTGGAGCTGCACTCCACCTGTCAGACCATTTCTGTAGACCGACAGCGTTTAACCACCAT GGGAGCCAAGAGGCACAGTGGAATGACCTCCACCCATGGACGTACCCCCATGTACGGCTCCCAGACTCCCATGTATGGCATCGGCTCCAGGACTCCCATGTATGGATCTCAGACGCCGCTGCATGATg CAGGAAGCCGTACACCTCATTATGGCTCTCAGACCCCACTGCATGATGGGAGCAGGACACCTGGTCAGAGTGGAGCCTGGGACCCCAACAACCCCAACACACCTTCCAG AAATGATGAAGATTATGACTTCGGCTACGATGACGAGCCCTCTCCGTCCCCTCAGGGCTACGGGGGGACCCCCAACCCCCAGACGCCAGGTTACCCAGAAGTCCCCTCTCCACAGGTCAACCCTCAGTACAACCCTCAGACACCTGGCACACCAGCTAT gTATAATACAGAGCAGTATTCTCCATATGCGGCCCCATCACCTCAGGGCTCTTATCAGCCCAGTCCCAGTCCCCAGAGCTACCACCAGGTGGCGCCCTCACCTGTCGGCTACCAGAACACACACTCTCCTGCCAGCTACCATCCCACGCCGTCCCCCATGGCATATCAG GCTAGTCCTAGCCCCAGTCCTGTGGGCTATAGTCCCATGACGCCTGGAGCGCCCTCTCCTGGAGGCTACAACCCCCACACCCCTGGCTCCAACATCGAGCAGGGCAGCAGCGACTGGGTGACTACAGACATCCTGGTCCGAGTGAAGGACTCCTTCATGGATCTGATGGGTCAGACCGGGGTTATCCGGAGCGTCACg ggaggGATGTGCTCAGTGTTCATGCAGGAGTCAGAGAAAGTGGTCAGTATCAGCAGCGATCATCTGGAACCTGTCACTCCCACCAAGAACAACAAG GTGAAGGTGATCCTGGGCGAGGACCGCGAGGCCACAGGGATCCTGCTGAGTATTGACGGAGACGACGGCATCGTACGCATGGAGCTGGACGACCAGCTGAAGATCCTCAACCTGCGGTTCTTGGGACGCCTGGAGCACTGA
- the supt5h gene encoding transcription elongation factor SPT5 isoform X3 gives MSDTDDSDFSDNQSERSSDGEAEEVEENEEEAGSDKVADEEGEDLDDEEEYDEEEEEDDDDRPRKKPRHGGFILDEADVDDEYEDEEEQWEEGAEDILEREEAEVSNIDHVVLDEDHSGSRRLQNLWRDSREEALGEYYMRKYAKSSTGEHYSGGSEELSDDITQQQLLPGVKDPNLWTVKCKIGEERATAIALMRKFIAYQFTDTPLQIKSVVAPDHVKGYIYVESYKQTHVKAAIEGIGNLRMGFWNQQMVPIKEMTDVLKVVKEVTNLKPKSWVRLKRGLYKDDIAQVDYVEPSQNTISLKMIPRIDLDRIKAKMSLKDWFAKRKKFKRPAQRLFDAEKIRSLGGEVSHDGDFMIFEGNRYSRKGFLFKSFAMSAVITDGVKPTLSELEKFEDQPEGIDLEVVTESGKEREHNLQAGDNVEVCEGELINLQGKILSVDGNKITIMPKHEDLKDPLEFPAHELRKYFRMGDHVKVIAGRYEGDTGLIVRVEENFVILFSDLTMHELKVLPRDLQLCSETASGVDAGGQHEWGELVQLDPQTVGVIVRLERETFQVLNMHGKVLTVRHQAVNRRKDNRFAVALDSEQNNIHVKDIVKVIDGPHSGREGEIRHLFRGFAFLHCKKLVENGGMFVCKTRHLVLAGGSKPRDVTNFTVGGFAPMSPRISSPMHHGGGGAQQRGGGGGGMGRGRGRRDNELIGQTVRISQGPYKGYIGVVKDATESTARVELHSTCQTISVDRQRLTTMGAKRHSGMTSTHGRTPMYGSQTPMYGIGSRTPMYGSQTPLHDAGSRTPHYGSQTPLHDGSRTPGQSGAWDPNNPNTPSRNDEDYDFGYDDEPSPSPQGYGGTPNPQTPGYPEVPSPQVNPQYNPQTPGTPAMYNTEQYSPYAAPSPQGSYQPSPSPQSYHQVAPSPVGYQNTHSPASYHPTPSPMAYQASPSPSPVGYSPMTPGAPSPGGYNPHTPGSNIEQGSSDWVTTDILVRVKDSFMDLMGQTGVIRSVTGGMCSVFMQESEKVVSISSDHLEPVTPTKNNKVKVILGEDREATGILLSIDGDDGIVRMELDDQLKILNLRFLGRLEH, from the exons ATGTCTGACACCGATGACAGCGACTTCTCCGACAACCAGAGTGAGCGCAGCAGCGACGGAGAAGCCGAGGAGGTCGAGGAGAATGAG GAGGAGGCGGGCAGCGACAAAGTAGCAGACGAAGAAGGGGAAGACCTGGACGATGAAGAGGAgtatgatgaagaggaggaggaggacgatgaTGACCGTCCCAGAAAGAAGCCCAGACACGGGGGGTTCATCCTGGATGAAGCCG ATGTGGATGACGAatatgaggatgaggaggagcagTGGGAGGAAGGAGCTGAGGATATTCTGGAGAGAG AGGAGGCTGAAG tgTCTAATATTGACCATGTGGTGCTGGATGAGGATCATTCTGGATCCAGGAGGCTGCAGAACCTCTGGAG ggACTCCAGAGAAGAGGCACTGGGTGAATACTACATGAGGAAATATGCTAAGTCCTCAACTGGAGAACA TTACTCTGGAGGGTCTGAGGAGCTGTCCGATGACATCACCCAGCAGCAGCTACTTCCTGGTGTCAA GGATCCCAATCTGTGGACAGTCAAGTGTAAG ATCGGAGAGGAGAGAGCGACGGCCATCGCATTGATGAGGAAGTTCATTGCCTATCAGTTCACCGACACG CCTCTGCAGATTAAGTCCGTGGTGGCCCCAGATCACGTTAAAGGCTATATCTACGTGGAGTCGTACAAACAGACGCACGTCAAGGCGGCCATCGAGGGCATTGGGAACTTGAGGATGGGCTTCTGGAACCAGCAGATGGTTCCCATCAAAGAGATGACTGATGTCCTCAAGGTTGTCAAAGAGGTCACCAACCTGAAGCCCAAGTCGTGGGTCAGGCTGAAGAGAGGCCTGTACAAGGACGACATCGCTCAG GTGGACTACGTGGAGCCAAGTCAGAACACCATCTCTCTGAAGATGATCCCACGAATAGACCTGGACCGGATCAAGGCCAAGATGAGCCTG AAAGACTGGTTTGCTAAGAGGAAGAAGTTCAAGAGACCTGCTCAGAGGCTATTTGATGCTGAAAAGatcag GTCCCTGGGAGGCGAGGTCAGCCATGATGGAGACTTCATGATCTTTGAGGGGAACCGTTACAGCCGTAAAGGATTCCTGTTCAAGAGCTTCGCCATGTCTGCGGTG ATCACAGATGGTGTGAAGCCCACTCTGTCTGAGCTGGAGAAGTTTGAAGACCAGCCTGAAGGGATCGACCTGGAGGTCGTCACGGagtcag gtaAGGAGCGTGAACACAACCTGCAGGCTGGTGACAACGTGGAGGTGTGTGAGGGGGAGTTGATCAATCTGCAGGGAAAAATCCTCAGTGTGGATGGCAACAAGATCACCATCATGCCCAAACACGAAGACCTgaag GACCCGCTGGAGTTTCCAGCTCATGAGTTGAGAAAGTACTTCCGGATGGGCGACCACGTGAAGGTGATCGCTGGGCGATATGAGGGCGACACCGGCCTCATTGTCAGGGTGGAGGAGAACTTTGTGATCCTCTTCTCCGACCTCACCATGCATGAG TTGAAGGTGTTGCCCAGAGACCTGCAGCTGTGCTCAGAGACGGCGTCTGGCGTCGATGCAGGAGGGCAGCATGAGTGGGGGGAGCTGGTTCAGCTGGACCCACAGACTGTCGGCGTCATCGTCCGACTGGAGAGAGAAACCTTCCAG GTGTTGAACATGCATGGGAAGGTGCTGACGGTGCGACACCAGGCGGTGAACCGCAGGAAGGACAACCGCTTTGCTGTTGCGCTGGACTCAGAGCAGAACAACATCCACGTCAAGGACATTGTGAAGGTCATCGATGGACCGCACTCT ggCCGTGAGGGTGAGATTCGACATCTGTTCAGAGGCTTCGCCTTCCTCCACTGTAAGAAGCTGGTGGAGAACGGAGGGATGTTTGTCTGCAAGACCAGACACCTTGTGTTAGCTGGAGGATCCAAG CCCAGAGACGTGACCAACTTTACAGTGGGAGGATTCGCTCCAATGAGCCCTCGCATCAGCAGCCCCATGCACCACGGCGGAGGAG GTGCTCAGCAgagagggggtggaggaggaggaatgggaCGTGGCCGAGGAAGAAGAGACAATGAGCTAATTGGTCAGACGGTCCGCATCTCCCAGGGTCCTTACAAAG GTTACATTGGAGTGGTGAAAGATGCAACAGAGTCTACAGCCAGAGTGGAGCTGCACTCCACCTGTCAGACCATTTCTGTAGACCGACAGCGTTTAACCACCAT GGGAGCCAAGAGGCACAGTGGAATGACCTCCACCCATGGACGTACCCCCATGTACGGCTCCCAGACTCCCATGTATGGCATCGGCTCCAGGACTCCCATGTATGGATCTCAGACGCCGCTGCATGATg CAGGAAGCCGTACACCTCATTATGGCTCTCAGACCCCACTGCATGATGGGAGCAGGACACCTGGTCAGAGTGGAGCCTGGGACCCCAACAACCCCAACACACCTTCCAG AAATGATGAAGATTATGACTTCGGCTACGATGACGAGCCCTCTCCGTCCCCTCAGGGCTACGGGGGGACCCCCAACCCCCAGACGCCAGGTTACCCAGAAGTCCCCTCTCCACAGGTCAACCCTCAGTACAACCCTCAGACACCTGGCACACCAGCTAT gTATAATACAGAGCAGTATTCTCCATATGCGGCCCCATCACCTCAGGGCTCTTATCAGCCCAGTCCCAGTCCCCAGAGCTACCACCAGGTGGCGCCCTCACCTGTCGGCTACCAGAACACACACTCTCCTGCCAGCTACCATCCCACGCCGTCCCCCATGGCATATCAG GCTAGTCCTAGCCCCAGTCCTGTGGGCTATAGTCCCATGACGCCTGGAGCGCCCTCTCCTGGAGGCTACAACCCCCACACCCCTGGCTCCAACATCGAGCAGGGCAGCAGCGACTGGGTGACTACAGACATCCTGGTCCGAGTGAAGGACTCCTTCATGGATCTGATGGGTCAGACCGGGGTTATCCGGAGCGTCACg ggaggGATGTGCTCAGTGTTCATGCAGGAGTCAGAGAAAGTGGTCAGTATCAGCAGCGATCATCTGGAACCTGTCACTCCCACCAAGAACAACAAG GTGAAGGTGATCCTGGGCGAGGACCGCGAGGCCACAGGGATCCTGCTGAGTATTGACGGAGACGACGGCATCGTACGCATGGAGCTGGACGACCAGCTGAAGATCCTCAACCTGCGGTTCTTGGGACGCCTGGAGCACTGA